A part of Streptomyces sp. NBC_01235 genomic DNA contains:
- a CDS encoding ABC transporter permease: MRSPVTASPSADSERGLRDALRYALQTPTVGPLAALAVAVLVFSLTTDTFLTPRNLSLVLQQSIVIGTLALGQTLIILTAGIDLANGAIAVLGTLVMAKLVFEGNDPAVALLLGLAVTTFLGLVNGLLVARLSLPPFIVTLGALTVLYAVGRLYSDSRSYPVTDDLLLFWGNGEHLGGVLVTWGTFLLVGLYAFFWYVLAKTAWGRHIYAVGNAPESARLTGINVPRAILSVYVTAGLLYGIAAWQALGRIPNADPNSYQTANLESITAVVIGGTSLFGGRGSVVGTLVGTLIVTVLRSGLTQAGIDSLYQDVATGILVVVTVAVDKVLRRGTTR, from the coding sequence ATGAGATCTCCCGTCACCGCCAGTCCCTCAGCCGACAGTGAGCGGGGCCTGCGGGATGCGCTGCGGTACGCCCTGCAGACACCTACCGTCGGCCCCCTCGCGGCCCTGGCCGTCGCCGTACTGGTCTTCTCGCTCACGACGGACACGTTCCTGACGCCGAGGAACCTCTCCCTGGTGCTGCAGCAGTCCATCGTGATCGGCACGCTGGCACTGGGCCAGACCCTGATCATCCTCACCGCGGGCATCGACCTGGCGAACGGGGCCATCGCGGTCCTCGGCACGCTCGTCATGGCCAAGCTCGTCTTCGAGGGGAACGATCCCGCGGTGGCGCTGCTGCTCGGCCTGGCCGTGACAACCTTCCTCGGGCTGGTCAACGGCCTGCTCGTGGCGCGGCTGAGCCTGCCCCCCTTCATCGTGACTCTGGGTGCACTGACCGTCCTCTACGCCGTGGGCAGGCTGTACTCCGACTCCCGGAGCTACCCGGTGACCGACGATCTGCTTCTCTTCTGGGGGAACGGCGAACACCTCGGCGGCGTCCTCGTCACCTGGGGGACGTTCCTGCTCGTGGGTCTGTACGCGTTCTTCTGGTACGTGCTCGCCAAGACGGCCTGGGGCCGGCACATCTACGCCGTCGGCAACGCACCCGAGTCCGCCCGTCTGACCGGCATCAACGTGCCGCGCGCGATCCTGTCGGTCTACGTCACCGCCGGCCTCCTCTACGGCATCGCCGCCTGGCAGGCCCTCGGCCGCATCCCCAACGCCGACCCCAACTCCTACCAGACGGCGAATCTGGAGAGCATCACGGCCGTCGTCATCGGCGGCACCAGCCTCTTCGGCGGCCGGGGGAGCGTCGTCGGAACGCTCGTCGGAACGCTCATCGTCACCGTGCTCCGCTCCGGCCTCACTCAGGCGGGTATCGACAGCCTCTACCAGGACGTCGCAACCGGGATCCTCGTCGTCGTCACGGTCGCCGTCGACAAGGTCCTGCGCAGAGGCACCACACGCTGA
- a CDS encoding arsenate reductase ArsC, whose translation MSDKPSVLFVCVHNAGRSQMAAAWLTHLAGDRVEVRSAGSDPGAGVNPAAVEAMAEVGIDISAEVPKILTVDAVRESDVCITMGCGDTCPVFPGKRYLDWQLEDPAGQGVEAVRPIRDEIKVLVEGLIKEIAPERTA comes from the coding sequence ATGTCCGACAAGCCCTCCGTGCTGTTCGTCTGTGTCCACAACGCCGGCCGTTCCCAGATGGCCGCCGCGTGGCTGACCCACCTGGCCGGGGACCGTGTCGAGGTCCGCTCCGCCGGCTCCGACCCGGGTGCCGGCGTCAACCCGGCCGCCGTCGAGGCCATGGCCGAGGTCGGCATCGACATCTCGGCCGAGGTCCCGAAGATCCTCACCGTGGACGCCGTCAGGGAGTCGGACGTCTGCATCACCATGGGCTGCGGTGACACCTGCCCCGTCTTCCCCGGCAAGCGGTACCTGGACTGGCAGCTGGAGGACCCGGCGGGCCAGGGCGTCGAGGCCGTCCGCCCGATCCGTGACGAGATCAAGGTGCTGGTCGAGGGCCTGATCAAGGAGATCGCGCCGGAGAGGACGGCGTGA
- a CDS encoding ArsR/SmtB family transcription factor, with translation MMTSVDTDLIRVLADPLRLQIVTLLAKETLCTTHLVEETGARQTNLSNHLKVLREAGVVETEPCGRYIYYRLKPDVIASLAGRFADLAESARTAAENKRACP, from the coding sequence ATGATGACGTCAGTCGACACTGATCTGATCCGGGTTCTGGCCGACCCGCTCAGGCTCCAAATAGTGACTTTGCTCGCCAAAGAGACGCTGTGCACCACCCACCTGGTGGAGGAGACCGGTGCCCGGCAGACCAACCTCTCCAACCACCTGAAGGTGCTGCGTGAGGCCGGGGTCGTCGAGACGGAACCATGCGGCCGGTACATCTACTACCGGCTCAAGCCGGACGTCATCGCCTCACTCGCCGGTCGGTTCGCCGACCTGGCCGAGTCCGCACGCACCGCCGCCGAGAACAAGAGGGCCTGCCCATGA
- a CDS encoding MIP/aquaporin family protein yields the protein MTPAEAARTAESATPSPVAPAPGATPPRTPLVARAAAELIGTALLVAVVVGSGIQATELTKDVGLQLLANSTATVFGLGILILLLGPVSGAHFNPVVTLAEWWTAHRGGAGVTPREVAVYLPAQIVGAIAGAILADAMFGEPLVRWSTHDRSAGHLLLGEVVATAGLILLIFGLARADRLQYAPVAVASYIGAAYWFTSSTSFANPAVTVGRAFTDTFAGIAPGSVLGFIGMQLVGGVVGLALVALIFMPGRSAE from the coding sequence ATGACCCCCGCCGAAGCCGCCCGGACCGCGGAGTCCGCGACACCCTCGCCGGTCGCGCCCGCGCCCGGTGCCACCCCGCCGCGCACCCCGCTGGTCGCCCGGGCCGCCGCCGAACTCATAGGCACGGCGCTGCTGGTGGCGGTCGTGGTCGGCTCCGGCATCCAGGCCACCGAACTGACCAAGGACGTCGGCCTGCAACTGCTGGCCAACTCCACGGCCACCGTCTTCGGCCTCGGCATCCTGATCCTCCTGCTCGGCCCGGTCTCCGGCGCGCACTTCAACCCGGTCGTCACGCTGGCCGAGTGGTGGACCGCCCACCGCGGAGGCGCCGGCGTCACCCCGCGCGAGGTGGCGGTGTACCTGCCCGCGCAGATCGTGGGAGCGATCGCCGGCGCGATCCTGGCGGACGCGATGTTCGGCGAGCCCCTCGTGAGGTGGTCCACCCACGACCGCTCCGCCGGACACCTGCTCCTCGGCGAGGTCGTCGCCACCGCCGGCCTGATCCTGCTGATCTTCGGCCTGGCCCGCGCCGACCGCCTGCAGTACGCGCCCGTCGCGGTCGCCTCCTACATCGGCGCCGCGTACTGGTTCACCTCGTCCACGTCCTTCGCCAACCCGGCGGTGACCGTCGGCCGCGCCTTCACCGACACCTTCGCGGGCATCGCGCCCGGCTCGGTCCTGGGCTTCATCGGCATGCAACTCGTCGGCGGGGTGGTCGGACTGGCCCTGGTGGCCCTCATCTTCATGCCCGGACGGTCGGCCGAGTGA
- a CDS encoding ArsO family NAD(P)H-dependent flavin-containing monooxygenase, translating into MSHRTQVVVIGGGQAGLAAGYHLRRLGLDFVILDAQTTPGGAWQHAWDSLRLFSPAAYSSLPGRLMPPQAGETYPDAQHVVEYLADYEKRYELPVERPVRVLGVHRDGGLLRVETDSGTWQTRAAISATGTWWRPFLPAVPGREAFGGRQLHTAEYRGPADFAGQRVMVVGGGNSGAQIAADLAYDAQPTWVTRRPPRFLADDIDGRALFDAATARRRALDEGRTDTGGVASLGDIVAVPPVREARDRGLLKGSPMFTRLHPGGVEWADGTRAEADAIIWCTGFRPALSPLAPLRLRGRRGHIATEGTRAVDEPRLHLLGYGDWTGPASATLIGVGRPSRDAAREISALLAAGTP; encoded by the coding sequence GTGAGCCACCGGACGCAGGTGGTGGTGATCGGCGGCGGCCAGGCCGGGCTCGCCGCCGGCTACCACCTGCGCCGCCTGGGCCTCGACTTCGTCATCCTCGACGCCCAGACCACACCGGGCGGCGCCTGGCAGCACGCCTGGGACTCGCTGCGCCTGTTCTCCCCAGCCGCGTACTCCTCGCTGCCCGGCCGTCTCATGCCACCGCAGGCAGGTGAGACCTACCCCGACGCGCAGCACGTGGTGGAGTACCTCGCCGACTACGAGAAGCGGTACGAGCTTCCCGTCGAGCGGCCCGTGCGCGTCCTGGGTGTCCACCGGGACGGGGGGCTCCTGCGAGTGGAGACCGACTCCGGCACCTGGCAGACCCGCGCCGCGATCAGCGCGACCGGCACCTGGTGGCGGCCCTTCCTCCCGGCCGTCCCCGGCCGGGAGGCCTTCGGGGGCCGCCAGTTGCACACGGCGGAGTACCGCGGCCCCGCCGACTTCGCAGGCCAACGCGTGATGGTGGTGGGTGGGGGCAACTCCGGCGCCCAGATCGCCGCCGACCTCGCCTACGACGCCCAGCCGACCTGGGTCACCCGGCGCCCTCCCCGCTTCCTCGCCGACGACATCGACGGCCGCGCCCTGTTCGACGCGGCCACCGCACGCCGCCGCGCCCTGGACGAGGGCCGCACGGACACCGGGGGCGTCGCGTCCCTCGGGGACATCGTCGCCGTACCGCCCGTACGCGAGGCCCGCGACCGCGGCCTGCTCAAGGGCAGCCCGATGTTCACCCGCCTCCACCCTGGTGGCGTCGAGTGGGCCGACGGCACCCGCGCCGAGGCCGACGCGATCATCTGGTGCACGGGCTTCAGGCCCGCCCTGTCCCCTCTCGCCCCTCTCCGACTCCGCGGCCGACGCGGCCACATCGCCACCGAGGGCACCCGGGCGGTGGACGAGCCGCGCCTGCACCTGCTCGGCTACGGCGACTGGACCGGCCCCGCCTCCGCCACCCTCATCGGCGTCGGCCGCCCCAGCCGCGACGCGGCCCGCGAGATCAGTGCGCTGCTTGCGGCTGGAACGCCGTAA
- a CDS encoding ArsR/SmtB family transcription factor — translation MSHTKALPLLEPEVAEGVVPCCPPLTERPLTAEEAERTAAMFKALGDPVRLRLFSLVASHEGGEACVCDISDVGVSQPTVSHHLKKLKEAGLLTSERRGTWVYYRVEPSVMAAMGQMLATWG, via the coding sequence ATGTCGCACACCAAGGCGCTGCCGCTGCTGGAACCCGAGGTTGCCGAGGGTGTCGTGCCGTGCTGCCCGCCGCTCACCGAGCGGCCCCTGACGGCCGAGGAGGCCGAGCGGACTGCCGCGATGTTCAAGGCACTCGGCGACCCGGTCCGCCTGCGCCTGTTCTCGCTGGTCGCCTCGCACGAGGGCGGCGAGGCGTGCGTGTGCGACATCTCCGACGTCGGCGTCTCCCAGCCGACCGTCTCCCACCACCTGAAGAAGCTCAAGGAGGCGGGGCTGCTGACCTCCGAGCGGCGCGGCACGTGGGTGTACTACCGGGTGGAGCCGTCCGTCATGGCCGCCATGGGGCAGATGCTCGCGACCTGGGGCTGA
- a CDS encoding FAD-dependent oxidoreductase, whose amino-acid sequence MAASKDSVLTTDQLPVVVIGAGPIGLAAAAHLVERGIEPLVLEAGPAAGSAVREWSHVRLFSTWGEVTDPAAEKLLAPTGWVRPDASAYPTGGDWAERYLQPLADVLGDKVRYGTTVTGVARAGRDRIVDSGRDEQPFTAHIQSADGHEERITARAVIDASGTWSVPSPMGADGLPALGEKPAADRISYRVPDLKDPAVRARYAGRRTAVVGSGASAFTALALLADLAKEEDGTHAVWILRRGIGANTYGGGEADQLPARGALGLRAKAAVEVGHAGAVTGFRTQAVERDGDRLVLVAEDGRRLDPVDEIIVLTGLRPDLSFLSELRLGLDERLQAPTSLAPLIDPNVHSCGTVYPHGVNELSHPEQGVYLVGMKSYGRAPTFLAMTGYEQVRSIAAAIAGDQEAAERVELTLPETGVCGGAGLFDEPENAEQAGGGCCAAPTTLQIGAGTPATASGGC is encoded by the coding sequence GTGGCTGCGTCCAAAGACAGCGTGCTCACCACCGACCAGCTGCCCGTCGTGGTCATCGGAGCCGGACCGATCGGCCTGGCCGCCGCCGCCCATCTCGTCGAGCGCGGCATCGAACCCCTGGTCCTGGAAGCAGGCCCGGCTGCGGGCAGCGCCGTACGCGAGTGGTCCCACGTCCGCCTGTTCTCCACCTGGGGCGAGGTCACCGACCCGGCCGCCGAGAAGCTCCTCGCCCCGACCGGCTGGGTCCGGCCCGATGCCTCCGCCTACCCGACCGGCGGCGACTGGGCCGAGCGCTACCTTCAGCCCCTCGCCGACGTCCTCGGGGACAAGGTCCGCTACGGCACCACGGTGACCGGCGTCGCCCGCGCCGGCCGCGACCGCATCGTCGACTCCGGCCGCGACGAGCAGCCCTTCACCGCGCACATCCAGTCCGCCGACGGCCACGAGGAGCGGATCACCGCCCGCGCCGTCATCGACGCCTCCGGCACCTGGTCGGTCCCGAGTCCGATGGGCGCCGACGGCCTGCCCGCCCTAGGCGAGAAGCCGGCCGCCGACCGCATCTCCTACCGCGTACCGGACCTGAAGGACCCGGCCGTACGCGCCCGATACGCGGGCCGGCGCACCGCCGTCGTCGGCTCCGGAGCCTCCGCCTTCACCGCCCTCGCTCTCCTCGCCGACCTGGCGAAGGAGGAGGACGGGACGCACGCGGTGTGGATCCTGCGACGCGGCATCGGTGCGAACACCTACGGAGGCGGCGAGGCCGACCAGCTCCCCGCGCGCGGCGCACTGGGCCTGCGCGCCAAGGCCGCCGTCGAAGTCGGCCACGCCGGCGCGGTCACCGGCTTCCGTACACAGGCTGTGGAACGCGACGGCGACCGGCTCGTCCTCGTCGCCGAGGACGGCCGCCGCCTCGACCCGGTCGACGAGATCATCGTCCTCACCGGCTTGCGCCCCGATCTGTCCTTCCTCTCCGAACTCCGCCTCGGCCTCGACGAGCGCCTCCAGGCCCCGACCTCCCTCGCCCCGCTGATCGACCCGAACGTGCACTCCTGCGGCACGGTCTACCCGCACGGCGTGAACGAGCTCTCCCACCCGGAGCAGGGCGTCTACCTGGTCGGCATGAAGTCCTACGGCCGCGCCCCCACCTTCCTCGCCATGACCGGCTACGAGCAGGTCCGCTCCATCGCCGCCGCGATCGCCGGCGACCAGGAGGCCGCCGAGCGCGTCGAACTCACCCTCCCGGAGACGGGGGTGTGCGGCGGCGCGGGCCTCTTCGACGAGCCGGAGAACGCCGAGCAGGCCGGCGGCGGCTGCTGCGCCGCCCCCACCACCCTCCAGATCGGCGCCGGCACCCCGGCCACCGCCTCCGGCGGCTGCTGA
- a CDS encoding helix-turn-helix transcriptional regulator, which yields MHKKELAEFLRRRREALRPRDVGLVEGPRRRTQGLRREEVAQLAGMSTDYYARLEQRRAPQPSLQITTALARALRLTPDERDHLFALVGHNAPARFQRSEHVSPVLLRVLERLNDDTPALVLSDMADTLAMNPIALALLGDQMRHTGLARSAYYRWFTDPAERLVYPEEDHPRHGRAQAARLRAALTAGSKDPRAARIVAELQERSPEFVRAWELQEVAQRYGDNKTILHPGLGRIEVDAQVLFTENRAQTLVVMTARPGTDSQGKLELLSVIGHQQLTP from the coding sequence ATGCACAAGAAGGAGCTGGCGGAGTTCCTGCGCCGACGGCGTGAGGCTCTGCGCCCCCGCGACGTCGGGCTGGTCGAGGGGCCTCGCAGGCGTACCCAGGGGCTGCGCCGCGAGGAGGTCGCCCAGCTCGCCGGCATGTCCACCGACTACTACGCCCGCCTGGAACAGCGGCGCGCCCCGCAGCCGTCCCTCCAGATCACCACGGCCCTCGCCCGGGCCCTGCGGCTGACACCGGACGAACGCGACCATCTCTTTGCCCTCGTCGGCCACAACGCGCCCGCCCGCTTCCAGCGCTCCGAGCACGTCAGCCCGGTCCTCCTGCGGGTCCTGGAGCGTCTGAACGACGACACCCCGGCCCTGGTGCTGTCCGACATGGCCGACACCCTCGCGATGAACCCGATCGCCCTCGCGCTGCTCGGCGACCAGATGCGGCACACCGGTCTGGCCCGCAGCGCCTACTACCGCTGGTTCACCGACCCTGCCGAGCGGCTGGTGTACCCCGAGGAGGACCACCCCCGTCACGGCCGCGCCCAGGCGGCCCGCCTGCGGGCCGCGCTGACGGCCGGCAGCAAAGACCCGCGGGCCGCCCGGATCGTCGCCGAACTTCAGGAACGCAGCCCCGAGTTCGTCCGTGCGTGGGAACTCCAGGAGGTCGCCCAGCGCTACGGCGACAACAAGACGATCCTCCACCCCGGCCTCGGCCGCATCGAGGTCGACGCCCAGGTCCTGTTCACCGAGAACCGCGCCCAGACGCTGGTGGTCATGACCGCCCGCCCCGGCACGGACAGCCAGGGAAAGCTCGAGCTGCTCTCCGTCATAGGACACCAACAGCTCACCCCCTGA
- a CDS encoding copper resistance CopC/CopD family protein: MLLGTVLVLLLLGGGPASAHAALRSSDPADGSVVKTAPDAITLTFTESVGLLDDSFRVFDPDNQRVKSGRTGHADGRADTARITLPDKLGTGTFTVAWRVVSADSHPIAGAFTFSVGEPSAIPPALPSTSVENPATSGLFNIGRYVAYIAAALLIGTAVFVAVCRPPDVRPLRGLLLAGWWALAASTVFLLLLRGPYETGTGPAQVLDPSGLTRTLGTRPGLALVARLALLAVAAVLLPRQRGLLQERRGEQPSRAALLTGAALAVGLALTWAAAEHASAGIQVPAAMTSSVLHLLAMAAWLGGLTALLTLLYRASVPSRVVSGFSRLAGLSVTVLVVTGVYQSWRGLGSVSALTDTTYGRVLLAKLAVVTLLLVAGARSRQTVTTVTRGARGARERTARNVTVETAEAQTAEALRQEQKEARVPEPVGGRAAGSSGESSAVPTAASKLPEKPSAEKSSAEKPSVEKAATEKAATEEPSGEKPVAKQPALTPAEDAQRRALRRSVLAEVAVSVVVLVLTTVLTGTLPGRAAAEAATAEQSAGLPVASVTNIPFEIGSPGVRSVSGKVQVTLDPGRVGDNGLQAVVYGPDGGFVSVPELRLSFSLPDQDIGPIDAKITDKGGYWAADAVNLPIPGTWEMKATVRVSDTDQVSESKPVRIVR, from the coding sequence GTGCTGCTGGGCACCGTGCTGGTCCTGCTCCTCCTCGGCGGCGGACCGGCCTCGGCGCACGCGGCCCTCCGCAGCTCCGACCCCGCCGACGGAAGCGTCGTCAAGACGGCCCCCGACGCCATCACCCTCACCTTCACCGAGTCGGTAGGCCTGCTCGACGACTCCTTCCGCGTCTTCGACCCCGACAACCAGCGGGTGAAGTCGGGCAGGACGGGGCACGCGGACGGCCGCGCCGACACCGCGCGGATCACCCTGCCCGACAAGCTGGGCACCGGCACGTTCACGGTGGCGTGGCGGGTGGTGTCGGCTGACAGCCACCCGATCGCGGGCGCCTTCACCTTCTCCGTGGGCGAACCCTCCGCGATCCCGCCGGCCCTGCCCAGCACCTCCGTGGAGAACCCGGCGACCAGCGGCCTCTTCAACATCGGCCGCTATGTCGCGTACATCGCCGCGGCTCTCCTCATCGGCACGGCGGTCTTCGTCGCCGTCTGCCGGCCGCCGGACGTCCGGCCCCTGCGCGGGCTGCTGCTGGCCGGCTGGTGGGCGCTCGCCGCGTCGACGGTGTTCCTGCTCCTGCTGCGCGGCCCCTACGAGACAGGCACCGGCCCGGCGCAGGTCCTCGACCCGTCCGGCCTGACCCGCACGCTGGGCACCCGTCCGGGCCTGGCCCTGGTGGCGCGCCTCGCGCTGCTGGCGGTGGCCGCGGTCCTGCTGCCGCGGCAGCGGGGGCTCCTCCAGGAGCGTAGGGGGGAGCAGCCGTCGCGCGCGGCGCTCCTGACCGGCGCCGCACTGGCGGTGGGCCTGGCCCTGACCTGGGCCGCCGCCGAACACGCCTCGGCCGGTATCCAGGTCCCGGCGGCGATGACGTCCTCGGTGCTGCACCTGCTGGCCATGGCGGCGTGGCTGGGCGGACTGACGGCCCTGCTCACCCTGCTCTACCGCGCATCCGTCCCGTCGCGCGTGGTCAGCGGCTTCTCGCGGCTGGCGGGGCTCTCGGTGACGGTCCTGGTGGTGACGGGCGTCTACCAGTCCTGGCGCGGCCTCGGCTCCGTGTCCGCGCTGACGGACACGACGTACGGCCGGGTCCTGCTCGCCAAACTGGCCGTGGTGACGCTGCTGTTGGTGGCGGGGGCGCGGTCGAGGCAGACGGTGACGACGGTGACAAGGGGGGCAAGGGGGGCAAGGGAAAGGACGGCGAGGAACGTGACGGTCGAGACGGCTGAGGCGCAGACGGCTGAGGCTCTGCGGCAGGAACAGAAGGAAGCGCGGGTTCCGGAGCCGGTGGGCGGCCGGGCGGCCGGCTCGTCCGGTGAGTCGTCTGCCGTACCGACGGCCGCCTCGAAGCTGCCCGAGAAGCCGTCGGCCGAGAAGTCGTCGGCCGAGAAGCCTTCGGTCGAGAAGGCTGCGACCGAGAAGGCTGCGACCGAGGAGCCTTCGGGCGAGAAGCCCGTGGCGAAGCAGCCCGCCCTCACCCCCGCCGAGGACGCCCAGCGTCGGGCGCTGCGTCGCTCCGTGCTGGCGGAGGTCGCCGTCTCCGTCGTCGTGCTCGTCCTCACGACCGTGCTGACGGGCACCCTCCCGGGCCGGGCGGCGGCCGAGGCGGCGACGGCGGAGCAGTCGGCCGGGCTGCCCGTGGCCTCGGTGACCAACATCCCCTTCGAGATCGGCTCCCCCGGCGTCCGCAGCGTCAGCGGCAAGGTGCAGGTCACCCTCGACCCGGGCCGGGTCGGCGACAACGGCCTACAGGCCGTGGTCTACGGCCCCGACGGCGGTTTCGTCAGCGTCCCCGAACTGCGCCTGTCCTTCAGCCTGCCCGACCAGGACATCGGCCCCATCGACGCCAAGATCACCGACAAGGGCGGCTACTGGGCCGCCGACGCCGTCAACCTGCCCATCCCCGGCACCTGGGAGATGAAGGCGACGGTACGGGTGTCGGACACCGACCAGGTGAGCGAGTCGAAGCCGGTGCGGATCGTGCGCTAG